DNA from Deltaproteobacteria bacterium:
CCGAGTACGGCGAAGCGCTGGTACGGCAGTTCGGGCTCTCGCCCGCCGACGCGGAGCAGGTGAAGATGGGCCGGCCCGCGGGCGGCGTGGACGCCGCGACGGCCGAGCCGATCATCGGCTCGGTGACGGAGTTCATCGTCGAGGAGATCCAACGCGCGCTCAGCTTCTTCTGGACCGCTGCCACCGACGAGCCGCTCGGCGGCATCATCCTCTCGGGCGGTACGGCGCGCATGCCGGGTCTCTCGGCGCAGCTGACGCAGCGCCTCGGGTGCGCAGTCGAGGTGGCGAACCCCTTCCGCCGCCTGCAGGTCGAGCGCAGCGTGGATCGGGGCCTGATCGAAGCGAGCGGCCATGCGCTCGCGGTGACGGTCGGGCTCGCGACCCGCCGTCCGGGGGACAAATGATCCGCATCAACCTCGTTCCCCTCGAGGAGGCCGAGCGCGCGGCCGGCCGCCGCCAGAACCTGGCCCTCGGCACCCTCGTGTTCGGGGTCGCGGTGATGGGTCTGGTCGCCGCGCACCTCTGGCAGGGTCTGCGCAGCTCGTCGGCGCACCGTGAGCTGAGCCGCGTGCAGACGGAGCTCAAGGCCATCGAAGGCCCCTACGCGGAAGCGCTCCGCATCGAGCAGCAGAAGCAGGAGCTGCGCGAGAAGCTGCGCGTGATCGGTCAGCTCGAGGCGAAGAAGGTCGGGCCGGTGCGCATCCTGGCCGACCTGTCGAGCGCCACGCCGGACAAGCTCTGGCTCACCGACTTCTCGGACCAGAACGGGACGCTCAGGCTGACCGGCATCGGCGTGGACGAGCAGACGGTCGCCGACTTCCTGCGCCGGCTGGGCACGCTCCCCTTCTTCCAGAACGTCGATCTCGACGAGACGAGCCAGGTCGATCAGGACGGCGCCAAGCTCAAGAAGTTCGTGATCCGTGGTCAGATCGACTATGGCGCGCCTGCCACCGCCGTGGCCCAGGCCGGTGCCGCCGAGAAGCCCGCGGCCAAACCCACGCCGGGAGGGGCAAGATGATCCTCGACGACCTCCTCGATCGGCCGCCCCAGCAGAAGCTCGCCATCATGGGCGCCATCGTCCTGGTGGTAGTGGTCCTCGACTGGACCTACCTCTACGGTCCGAGCCAGCGCGCGCTCGCCGACCTCCAGGGGGAGCTGTCGCAACGGCGCGCCGAGCTCGACGGCAAGCGCAGCAAGACCGACGCGCGCGCCGCCCTCGAGCGGGAGTTGCGCGACCTGGGCGCGGAGCTCAAGCGGGCGCAGGCACGCCTGCCCGACCAGCGCGAGATCGCCGACCTGCTCTCGAACGTCGCCGCCAGCGGGCGCCAGGCGGGGCTCGACATCACGCTCTTTCGGCAGAAGCCCGAGGTCCCGCACGACTTCTATGCGGAGGTGCCGGTCGAGATGCAGATGCGGGGCACCTATCAGGACGTGGCGCTCTTCCTGGACCGCGTGAAGCGCCTCGACCGCATCGTGAACGTCGCCAACATCCAGCTCACCAAGCCGCGCCTGGAGGGGGAGCGGATGGTGCTCGACGCGGCCTGCACCGCGACCACCTTCCGCTTCCTCGACGAGACCGAGCGGCAGAAGGTCCACGAGGAGAAGAAGAAGAACGACCAGCAGAAGCAGGCGGGGAAGTCGGCATGACCTGGACGGGGTCGGGGCTCGGGCTCGCGGTGGCGGCGGCGCTGGCCGCGGCCACCGCCCGCGCGGAGATCGGGGCGCCACCCGCGGGGGAGGCGCCGGCGGACGTGGAGATGGCCCGTACGACCGAGCCCATGGGGGACATCCCGTACGACCCAGCCGGGCGGCGCGATCCGTTCCGGCCGCCGCGTGTGGGGGCAACCCAGCACACGGGCGAGCAGCGCACCCCGCTCCAGCGCTACGAGGTCGCGCAGCTCCGTCTGGTGGCGGTCATCTACGACACCAGGGACCCGCGTGCGGTCGTCGAGGACGATCAGGGCCTCGGCTACATCATCCACGTCGGCACGCCCATAGGTCCGAACGGGGGCCAGGTGCGCAGCATCGAGCGGGGGCGCGTGCTCATCACGGAGGACGCTGTCGACTACTACGGCGAGCACCGCGAGAACCACGTGACGATGGAGCTGCGGACGGCCGAGAGGGGGAAGTGATGAGGAGGTCGGGTGGTGCGGTTGTCCTGCTCGTGAGCGGCCTCGCGTGCTCGCCGATCAAGACGGCGCCTGCACCGGAGGGTGCCCAGGCAGCGACGACCGGGGCCGAGGCGGCGGGTGCCGAGGCCGCCTGGATCGACGTGACGAATGCCGAGGTGGCGGAGGTGGGCGCGGGCCGACGGCTCACGCTGACGCTCACGCACGCGCCCGAGGCGGTCCGTGACCAGGAGATCGGCTCGCCGCCGCGGCTCGTGCTCGACCTGGTCGGGCCGCGTCCGGCCGAGCCGCGACAGGTGACCACCCTGCCGCTCTCCGACGAGCTGGTCTCGCGGGTGCGCGTCGGCTCCTTCGGCGGGCAGCTGCGCGCGGTCGTGGACCTGTCCCGTGCGCCGGGCACACACGTCGTGCGCCGCGAGGGCGCCAGGGTGATCGTCGACCTGGGCGACGCGAGCGTCATCGCGGCTGCGCCCGCGGCGACGGCCCCGAGCGAGCCGGCCGCGGCGCTGGCCGTCGCCGAGGCGCCCGGGTCGGTCGAGACGCCGGGCGCCCCGGAGGGGCGCGATGCCGCCCCGCTCGCCGTGCGCGACGTCAAGGTCGAGGTGAGGGGCGCGGGCCGGCGCCTCGTCATCGGGCTCACGCGCGCGCCGGACCACGTGCGCGATTTCGTACTCTCGGTGCCGCCGCGGCTGGTCATGGACCTGCACGGCCCGCAGCCCGCCAAGCCGACGGGGCTCACGCGCTTCCCGCTCACCGACGACGTCGTGGCGGGCGTCCGCGTCGCCCGGAACGGTGACGCGCTCCGCGTCGTCGCCGACCTGAACCGCCCGGTGGGCACGCACGCCGTGCATCGGGAGGGCAACCGGCTGGTGGCCGAGCTGGGCGAGACCGGGATGGCCGATCGCGACCCCGCGCACTTGATCCTCGTCGCTGCGGCCGAGAGCGGCCCGGCCGCGGGGACCGAGTTCGACGCGGTCGCTCCGCCCGCCGCCACGCCGCCCGAGCGGGTGGCGGCTGCCGAGGCGGAGCCCAGGGCCGGGGCCGCTCCCAAGGGCGAGACGGCGCCGCCCGCCGCCGAGGCGGAGCCTCCCCCGCCCCCCAAGGCGCCGCCAGCGCCGCCCGCCGCCGAGGCAGAGCCTGCCCCGCCCCCCGAGGCGCCGCCCAAGCGCGCCGCTGCGGTGGAGCCTGCCCCGGCCCCCGAGGCGCCGCCAGCGCCGCCCAAGCGCGCCGCCGCGGTTCCGCACCCGCAGCCGCCGGCGCAGGCCGTGCGTCGCGAGTCGAGCTTCACCGGCCAGCGCATCTCGCTCGACTTCAAGGACGCCGACATCCAGAACGTGCTCCGCGTGCTCGCCGACGTGAGCGGGCTCAACATCATCGCGACCGACGATGTGAAGGGGAAGGTCACGCTGCACCTGACCGACGTCCCCTGGGATCAGGCGCTCGATCTCGTGCTGCGCTCGAACCGGCTCGAGAAGACGCAGGAGGGGAACGTCGTCCGCATCTCGACCGTCTCCCGTCTGAAGGAGGAGCGCGAGGCGCTGCGGGCGGCGCAGGAGGCCGCAACCGAGCTCGAGCCGCTGCGCGTCAGGTACGTCCGCGTCAACTACGCCAAGGCCGACGAGGCGCTCATCGAGAAGGTGAAGGGCGTGCTCACCGACCGCGGCAGCGTCACCTTCGACGATCGCACCAACACCATCATCGTGCGCGACATCCCGCGTGGCATCGACGACGCGCAGACGCTCGTTCACGAGCTCGACGTGCAGAGCCCGCAGGTGCTGATCGAAGCCAACATCGTCGAGGCGACGCGCGACCTGGCGCGCGCGCTCGGCGTGCAGTGGGGCTACAGCTTCCAGGCGGGTCCGCAGACCGGGAACCCGACCGGCCTCAACTTCCCGGGCACGGTCGGCATCGGCGGCGCGGGGCTGAACCAGGGCTCGGCGCCCGTGGGCACGGGCGGCGTCGCGCGCCCGCCGGTCCCCTTCCTGTTCGACTTCCCGGTGAGCAACGGCTTCGGCGGGTTCGGGCCCGGGAGCGGGTCCGCCATCGACCTGGCGCTCGGCTCGCTCGACGGGGTGCACGCGCTCGCGGCCCGCTTGACCGCCCTGGAGCAGCTGGGCAAGGCTAAGGTGATCAGCCGCCCGCGGGTCATCACGCTGAACAATGTCGCGGCGACCATCCAGAGCCTCACGATCCTGCGCGTCAAGCTGCCTTCCACCGGCACGGTCATCAACACCGGTACGGGCGGGGCGGCGGGGAGCGCCAGCACGGCGACGGAGAAGATCAACACCGGCATCACGCTCGTGGTCACCCCGCAGGTGTCCGCGGACGGCTACATCCTGATGAGCATCTACGCCAAGTCGAGCCAGCCCGACTTCACGCAGGGGCGCTCCGTCGACGGCATCCCGAACGAGATCAGCCGTGAGGCGAACTCCAACGTCCTCATCAAGGACGGCGAGACCGTGGTGCTGGGCGGCATCTTCCGCAACACGGCCGACCAGGCCGAGACGGGCCTGCCGTACCTGCGCGGCGTTCCCGTGCTGGGCTGGCTCTTCAAGCGCCTGCAACGCACCTCGCACTTCGAGGAGCTGCTCGTCTTCGTCACGCCGCGGATCGTGGCCGCGGGCACGGCAGCGCTGCCGTCCGCCGAACGGCTGTGGCAGGGGCGTCGGCAAGGCGGATGAGATGCCGCTGCGCTACCTGACCGCCGGGGAGTCGCACGGGCCCGGACTGACCGCCGTCGTCGAGGGGTTCCCGGCGGGGGTGCCGATCGACATCGCGGCCATCAACAGAGATCTGGCCCGCCGCATGCAAGGCTACGGGCGCGGCGGCCGCATGAAGATCGAGCAGGACCAGGTCGAGATCCGCTCCGGCGTACGCTGGGGCGAGTCGCTCGGGTCGCCGATCACGCTCTGGATCGAGAACCGGGACTGGCGCAACTGGGAGAAGAAGATGTCGCCCCGGCCCGAGGACCGGGATCCGAATCTCGCGGTCACGCGGCCGCGGCCCGGCCATGCGGACCTGGCCGGCGCGCTCAAGTACAACCACCGCGACGTGCGCAACGTGCTCGAGCGAGCGAGCGCGCGCGAGACGGCGGCGCGAGTGGCGGTGGGCGGGGTCGCGAAGTGCCTGCTCGCCCCCTTCGGCATCCGGGTCTTCGGATGGGTGGCGGAGATCGGCGGCATCATGGCCCGGCACGGCGCGCTCACGGCCCAGGAGATCTTCGCGCGCGCCGAGGAGTCGCCCGTGCGCATGGCCGACCCGGAGGCCGAGCGGCGGATCATGGCGCGCATCGACGAGTGCAAGGCGGCGGGCGACACGCTGGGGGGCGTGGTGGAGACGGTCGCGATCGGCCTCCCGCCCGGCCTCGGCAGCCACGCGCAGTGGGATCGCAAGCTCGACGGGCGCCTGGCGCAGGCGCTCATGAGCGTGCAGGCGGCCAAGGGGGTCGAGATCGGCCTCGGGTTCGAGACCGCGCGCCGTCCCGGCTCGCAGGTGCACGACGAGATCTACTTCAACGAGGGCACGCGCGGCTTCGAGCGCCGCACCAACAACGCGGGCGGCACCGAGGGCGGCATGTCGAGCGGGGAGCCGGTGGTGGTGCGCACCGCCTTCAAGCCGCTCTCGACCCTCATGAGCCCGCTCCACTCCGTCGACATCGAGACGAAGGACGAGGCCAGGGCCGCCATCGAGCGCTCCGACGTGGTCGCCATCCCCGCCGCGGCGGTGATCGCCGAGGCGGTGGTGGCCTTCGTGATCGCGGACGCCTTCCTCGAGAAGTTCGGCGGCGACTCGCTGGCCGAGATCCGCCGCAACCTGGACGGCTACCTCGAGCACGTGCGGAGCTTCTAGAGGTGCCGCAGGTGATCTTGACCGGCTTCATGGCCACCGGGAAGACCGAGGTCGGCCGCCGCCTGGCGCGGCGCCTCGGGCGCCCCTTCGTCGACATCGACGGGCTGGTCGAGGCCGCCAGCGGGAAGAAGGTGGCGGACCTCTTCGCCAGTGACGGCGAGGCGCGTTTTCGCCAGCTCGAGCGCGCCGCCGTCGCCGAGGCGTGCCTGGTGCCCGAGGCGGTGATCGCCACCGGCGGCGGCACGCTGCTCGATCCGGAAAACCGCCGCCGGCTCGCGGCCTCCGGGCCGATCGTCTGCCTCGCCGCCTCGCCCGAGGAGATCCTGCGCCGCGTGGGCGATCCCGGGAACCGACCGCTCCTGGCCGATGGAAGCGCCGGGGGCGATCGCCTGACGCGCATCCGGGAGCTGCTCGCCGAGCGCGCGCCAGCCTACGCGCTCGCGACGCACGCGATCGACACCTCGGGGCTCGGCGTGGACGAGGTGGTGGAGCGCGTCCGGGCGCTCGTGGCGGGACGGTGAGGCGGCGGTGGCGCGAGGGGCGGAGGTGCGGGTGATCCGCGGGCAGACGGGCGAGGAGGTGCGGGTGGAGCTCGGACAGCGCTCCTACCCGGTGGTGGTCGCCCCCGGCGTGCTGGCGGAGATCGGGGCGCGGCTCGCGGCGGCCGGCTTCGGGGGGCGCTGCGCGCTGGTCACCAGCGAGCGCGTCGGCGCGCTCTACCGCGAGCCGGTGCTCGACTCGCTCCGCGCCGCCGGCTTCGCGCCGGCTGCGGTCGCGATCCCCGACGGCGAGGAGCAGAAGAACCTCGCCTCGCTCGCGGTCCTCTACGATCGCCTGCTCGAGGCGGGGATCGAGCGCCGCTCGCCGCTGGTCGCGCTCGGCGGCGGGGTGGTGACCGACCTGGCCGGCTTCGCGGCCGCGACCCTCCTGCGCGGCCTGCCGACCGTGCTCCTGCCGACCACGCTGCTCGCGCAGATCGACGCGGCCATCGGCGGCAAGACCGGCGTCAACCACGCGCTCGGCAAGAACCTGATCGGCGCCTTCCATCAGCCGCGCCTGGTGCTGGCCGACGTCGACACGCTTGCGACGCTGCCGCGACGCGAGCTGCTCGCCGGGGTGGCCGAGGTCATCAAGACGGCGGCGATCGGCGATGCGGCCCTCTTCGGCGAACTCGAGGAGGGGCTCGAACGCGTGATCGGCCTCGAGCGCGACGCGATCGTCCCGGTGGTCGCCGCCTGCGTGCGCTACAAGGCGCGCGTGGTGGCCGAGGACGAGCAGGAGATCCACGGCAGCCGCTCCGTGCTCAACTTCGGGCACACGGTCGGCCATGCCCTCGAGGCGCTCACGGGCTACCGCGGGCTGCTCCACGGAGAGGCGGTGGCGATCGGCATGGTCGCGGCCGCACGCGTGTCGGTGGCGCTCGGCCGCTGCCAGGCAGAGACCGCCCGGCGTCTGGCCGCGCTGCTCAAGCGGGCGGGGCTTCCGACCGATATGCCGTCGGGCCTCACGCCCGCGGCCCTCGCGCTCGCCATGCGGTCCGACAAGAAGTCGGCCGGGAGGCACATCCGCTACGTGTGCCTCGAGGAGATCGGCCGGACGGCGTTCGTGGAGCTTTCGGGTGAGGAGATCGTGAGCCATCTCTGATGCGTGCGGGCGTCGGGGCTGGAGGGGCGGGGAGGAGAGTCATGCGGATCGTGGAACGAGGGATACTGGTCGCGGCGGCCCTTGCCGCGCTCTTGGCCACGGGCGTCGCCCGGGCCGACAACAACCCGAACGGGTCGGTCTTCCGGGCGGTCGGGTGGTTCAGGGGTATGGAGAGCACGAGCAGCACCATGATCACGTGCGAGATCCCGAAGCTGGACTCGCAGATCGCCGACGGCGTGTACGAGATGGGGCTCTGGAACACCTACGGCGCCCAGACCCTCTTCTTCCCCGACCGCAACAACCCTTTCGCCAATCCCTGCGGGGTCTACATCCAGCTGCAGAACAACCTCATCGACCAGGCGATCCAGATCGACCACATCGCCTTGCACTACAAGATCCGGGGAGCGCGCCGCTTCCGCCAGTTCGTCCCGTCCCGCAACGGATTCCCGATCGCGTGCCGCGGGCTGCGCAATGACCAGCTCTTCATCGGAGCGGTCATCAACCCGATCAACAGCACGATCGACCAATCGGGCAGCGGCGCGCCCAACACGACCTTCGTGCAGCTGTTCCCGTTCGTCACCCCCCAGATGATCAACTGCCTGCGCGGGCAGTACGCGCCGCTCGCGACCGACCTGTACACCTCCCTCTCGCTCGTCATCAGGGCCACTGTCTTTGGGCAAGGCGACGCGGGCGACACGTTCCGGGCGAACCCGATCAGCTACACGCTGAACCTCCGCCACACCTGCGGCAACGGCCGGATCGACGACGGCGAGAATTGCGATCCGAACGCGCCGTCGACCTGCGTCGGGTTCTGCGTGATCCAGCAGGGGCAGACGAGCGGCGCCTGCTCCACCAACAAGGACCACCTCTGCCAGGTGGACAGCGATTGCGTGGGCATCTGCTCCCCGCCCAACAACCCGACCGAGTGCGTCTGCGTCTACCGCTGACGCGTTCGAGCCCCGTTCGTCGGACCAGGCGGCCGGCCTTCGAGTCAGCACCATGGCGAGGCTGATGGCCGGGGTGTGGGACCGGCCGGTCGCGATCGGCATGCGTCCGGGCGGGGCGGGGTTCCGGGCGGCGGGCGTTCTGCTGCTCGCGCTCCCGTTCCTCCCGGTCGCGACCATCTTCGGTCCGTATGCGGACACGCGGGGGCTCTTCGGCCCCGCGGGCTGGGTCCTCGGGAGCACCATCTTCGCGACCGGCGCGTGGCTCGCCGGCATGCTGGCGCCGCCGCGGCTCCTGCGCGCGCTGCGGCGGGGCGGAGGCGCGCTGGCGGTGTGGCTCCGTCCCGCCGCGCTTCCACTCGTTCTCGCGGCGACGGGCACCGTGCTGGTCACGATCGCGGTGGTCGTCTTCCACTGCCGGCCGGTCATGGTCGACGAGATCGCGCAGTTCTTCCAGGCGCGCATCTTCGCTGCGGGTTTGGTCAAGAGCCTACCGCCCGCGCTCCCCGAGTTCTTCACCACGCAGCACCTGATCGTCGACGAGCACGGATGGTACGCGCAGTATCCCCCCGGCCACTCCGCCCTCCTGGCGCTCGGGCTGTGGGCCGGGGCGCCCTGGGCCGTGCCGATCGTCCTCTCGCTCGGGACGATCGCCGTCGCGGTGGCCTTCACCCGCCGGATCTATGACGAGGCGGTGGCGCAGCTCACGGCGGCGCTCTTCCTCCTCTCGCCCTTCTTCCTGTTCATGGGTGCGAGCTTCATGAACCATGCGCCGACGCTCTTCTTCGTGTCGCTCGCCATGCTCGCGTTCGTCCGCTGGGAGGAGACCGGCGGTGGCCGCTGGCCCCTCCTCTGGGGCGCCGCCCTCGGCGCCGGCTTTCTCTGCCGGCCGGTGTGTGCCTTCGCGACCGGCGGGACGATGGCCTGCTTCGCCCTTCCCGAGGTCCTGCGCCGTCGCCGCTGGGCCGATGTCGGGCTCGCTGCGGCCGCCTTCGGGGCGCTCGCCGGCTCGCTCCTCGCCTTCAACTGGGCGACCACGGGCCACCCCTTCCTGCCGGGGTACATCAAGCTCTGGGGAGCGAGCCACGGCCTCGGCTTCCACGAGTCGCCGTGGGGGGAGCGCCACACGCCCTGGACGGGTCTCGGCGATCAGCTCTTGAACCTGAGCATGCTGAACGAGTATCTCTTCGAAACCCCGGTCCCGGGCCTGGCCGCGGTCGGCGCCTTCTTCGCGCTCGGTCTGGGTGAGCGGCGGTGGGACCGCCGCCTGCTGCTCCTCTTCCTGTCGCTGCCCGCCGCCTACTTCTTCTACTGGCACCGCGATTCCTATCTCGGGCCGCGCTTCGTCCACACGGGGCTCGCGTTCCTCCTGCCGCTCACGGCCCGCGCGGTCGTCGGGTTGTACGGGGCCGCGCGGCGGCGGCGATTCCAGTTCGGCGACTTTGGCCGTCCCGTCAGGCTGATCGACGGGCTGACGATCCTGGTGACGGCCTGCCTCCTCTACTCGCTCCTCGTCGGGATGCCGAGTCGTTTCCGGATCTACCAGACCGGCGTCCCGAGCATGAAAGTCGACCTCGTCGCGAAGGCGCGCGCGCAAGGCCTCCGCTCGGGCCTCGTGTTCGTCGCCGTCGCCTGGGGCAACCGGCTGATCAACGGGCTGCGCGCGGCCGGTCTGTCCGCCTCGGCCACCGAGAAGGCGTACCGGCGGGCGGACCACTGCGTGCTCGAGGAGCTCCTGCGCCAGGCGCGTGCGGAAGGATGGTCGGGAGCGCGGCTCGAGGAGCGCGTCCGGCAGGCCGCGTCGCCGACTCCGCTCCCGGCCGTCAACCTGAACGGCGATGCGACGCTCCGGCTCGAGCCGGGGAGCACGCTCACGCCCGCCTGCACGGACGAGATCGCCTACGACCGGGAGGGGTTCACGCTCTTCCTGCCCCACCTGAACGTCAACCGGCCGACGCTCGACGGACCCTGGGTGGTGGCGACGGACCTGCGCGAGCGGAACGCGGTGCTGCGCGCCCGATACCCGGAGCTGCCCGCGTATCTCTACCGGGGCGAGCGGTTCCTCCCGCTCGATTGAGAGCGGGGATGGCCGAGACGAGCACAGGTCCGCCGCGCGCCCGCCTCGCCCTCGTCTTGGTCGCGGTGTTCGCGCTCCTGCCCTACCTGAACGGCCTGCGGACCGACTTTGCGTTCGACGATTTCGACGACGAGGGCGCAGCGCGCGCTCCCCTGGCCCTGACCGCGGCCGCAGCCGGGCCCGATCCGGCGCTGGGTGAGCAGCTCGTCGGGGCGCAACGGAGGCCCGCGGAGAGGGCGGGAGGACGTTGACGCCCGTGGCCGACACGGCCGCCGCCCTCCGCCCAGGGCTGCCGACGGGGTCGAGATGGAGCGTGGCGTGGCTCGCCGCGCTTCTCGCTCTCGCCACCGCTGCCGCCTACTGGCCGGTCCTCCACTGCGGCTACCTCAACCTGGACGACGACCTCTACGTGACCGCCAACCCCGCGGTCCGGGGCGGGCTCACGCTCGCTGGCGTCCACTGGGCGTTCACCGCCACGCACGCCGCCCTCTGGCATCCCCTCACCTGGCTCTCGCACATGCTCGACGTGGAGCTGTGGGGATCGAACCCGGCGGGTCACCACGCGACGAACCTCTTCCTGCATGTGGTCAACACGGTGCTCCTGCTCCTCGTCCTCGTGCGCCTCACCCGCGCGCGGTGGCGAAGCGCGGTGGTGGCGGCGCTCTTCGCCCTCCACCCGCTGCACGTCGAGTCCGTCGCCTGGGTGGCGGAGCGCAAGGACCTGCTGAGCGCGCTCTTCGCCTTCCTCGCCATCGGCGCCTACGGGCGCTACGCCGAGCGACCGGGCCCGGGACGATATGCCGCGGTCGCGCTGGCGCTGGCGCTCGGGCTCATGGCGAAGCCCATGCTCGTCACGCTGCCGTTCGTGCTTCTGCTCCTCGACGTCTGGCCGCTCGGGCGCGGGATGTCGGCGCGCCTCGTCCTGGAAAAGGTTCCGCTGCTCGTCCTGGCCGCGGGCGCGGGCGTCATGGAGCTGATCGCAGCCGGGCGGTCCGGCGCGGTGGGGCACCTCGACCGCTTTCCCGTGGCGGCCCGCCTCGCGAATGCGGCGGTCTCGTACGCCCGTTACCTCGGAAAGACCGTGTGGCCGACCGACCTGGCGGTCTTCTATCCCTACCCCTCGGCGTGGCCGGCGTGGGACCTCGCCGGGGCTGCCTTCCTTCTCCTGACAACGACCGCCTTCGCGCTCCGGCGGCGTTCCTACCTGCTGGTGGGATGGCTCTGGTTCCTGGTCACGCTCGTACCCGTGATCGGCATCGTGCAGGCCGGGAGCCAGGCGATGGCGGACCGATTCGTGTACGTTCCGCTCGTGGGCCCGTTCCTCGTCGTCGCGTGGGGCGCCCACGATCTGCTCCGCCGCTGGCCGATCCGCCCGCCGCTCATCGCTGCCGGGGCCGCCGCGCTCCTGGGGGCGCTCGGCTGCCTCACCTGGAGCCAGGTCCATTACTGGCAGAACTCGGTCGCGCTCTTCACGCACGCGCTCGAGGTGACTAGCGACAACTGGCTCGCCCACAACAACCTGGGCGACGCGCTCGCGCGCCAGGGCAGGCTCGACGAGGCGACCCTGCACTTCTCCGCCTCGGTCGCCCTCGAGCCCTCGAATCCCGACGCGTACTACAACCTGGGTGTGGTCCTCCAGCGGAAGGGCCGCGCCGAGGAGGCGATCGCCCCCTACCGGGCGGCGCTGCTCTTGAAACCCGAGTACCCGAACCTGCACAACAACCTCGGGCTCGCGCTGCTCGCGACCGGCGACGTCGGCGGGGCCGTCGGGGAGCTCGAGCAGGGGGTCCGGCTCCGCCCCGACGCGGTCGCGCACTTCAACCTGGGGCTCGCGCTCGCCCGGGGGGGCCAGGCCGACGAGGCCATTGCCCACTATCGCGAGGCCCTGCGCTCGAAGCCCGACTTCGCGGAGGCCGCGCGCGAGCTCGCCGTCGCCCTCGCCGCGCGGGAGAAGCCGGAAGAGGCGAAGCGGTAGGCGCGGCGCCGCATCTCTCCCCGGAGGAAAAGGCGCCCGCGCCCGGCCCGCGCGCTGGCCGGGGCCGCGCTCGCCGGCGCGTGCGCGCTACGCTATGAGAACCTGGGTACGATGGAGTTCCCGAGGCGGATGACGGCGGTGTACCTGGGGCTGCTCGTGCCGGAGGAGGGCGCATGAGGGGAGGATGGGGTGCCGGCCTGGCGCTCGTCGTGGCGGCCGGGCTGGGAGCGGCCGAGGAGGGCCGGCCGCGCATCGCGC
Protein-coding regions in this window:
- the pilM gene encoding type IV pilus assembly protein PilM; protein product: EDGNKMEVLVVAVKKEIINSYTEAIRAADLEPVLVDVDYFALENMFELNYDAPEGHPVGLVNIGARYSSINILKQGRSTFTGDVPVGGAEYGEALVRQFGLSPADAEQVKMGRPAGGVDAATAEPIIGSVTEFIVEEIQRALSFFWTAATDEPLGGIILSGGTARMPGLSAQLTQRLGCAVEVANPFRRLQVERSVDRGLIEASGHALAVTVGLATRRPGDK
- a CDS encoding PilN domain-containing protein; the protein is MIRINLVPLEEAERAAGRRQNLALGTLVFGVAVMGLVAAHLWQGLRSSSAHRELSRVQTELKAIEGPYAEALRIEQQKQELREKLRVIGQLEAKKVGPVRILADLSSATPDKLWLTDFSDQNGTLRLTGIGVDEQTVADFLRRLGTLPFFQNVDLDETSQVDQDGAKLKKFVIRGQIDYGAPATAVAQAGAAEKPAAKPTPGGAR
- a CDS encoding pilus assembly protein PilP encodes the protein MTWTGSGLGLAVAAALAAATARAEIGAPPAGEAPADVEMARTTEPMGDIPYDPAGRRDPFRPPRVGATQHTGEQRTPLQRYEVAQLRLVAVIYDTRDPRAVVEDDQGLGYIIHVGTPIGPNGGQVRSIERGRVLITEDAVDYYGEHRENHVTMELRTAERGK
- the pilQ gene encoding type IV pilus secretin PilQ, producing the protein MRRSGGAVVLLVSGLACSPIKTAPAPEGAQAATTGAEAAGAEAAWIDVTNAEVAEVGAGRRLTLTLTHAPEAVRDQEIGSPPRLVLDLVGPRPAEPRQVTTLPLSDELVSRVRVGSFGGQLRAVVDLSRAPGTHVVRREGARVIVDLGDASVIAAAPAATAPSEPAAALAVAEAPGSVETPGAPEGRDAAPLAVRDVKVEVRGAGRRLVIGLTRAPDHVRDFVLSVPPRLVMDLHGPQPAKPTGLTRFPLTDDVVAGVRVARNGDALRVVADLNRPVGTHAVHREGNRLVAELGETGMADRDPAHLILVAAAESGPAAGTEFDAVAPPAATPPERVAAAEAEPRAGAAPKGETAPPAAEAEPPPPPKAPPAPPAAEAEPAPPPEAPPKRAAAVEPAPAPEAPPAPPKRAAAVPHPQPPAQAVRRESSFTGQRISLDFKDADIQNVLRVLADVSGLNIIATDDVKGKVTLHLTDVPWDQALDLVLRSNRLEKTQEGNVVRISTVSRLKEEREALRAAQEAATELEPLRVRYVRVNYAKADEALIEKVKGVLTDRGSVTFDDRTNTIIVRDIPRGIDDAQTLVHELDVQSPQVLIEANIVEATRDLARALGVQWGYSFQAGPQTGNPTGLNFPGTVGIGGAGLNQGSAPVGTGGVARPPVPFLFDFPVSNGFGGFGPGSGSAIDLALGSLDGVHALAARLTALEQLGKAKVISRPRVITLNNVAATIQSLTILRVKLPSTGTVINTGTGGAAGSASTATEKINTGITLVVTPQVSADGYILMSIYAKSSQPDFTQGRSVDGIPNEISREANSNVLIKDGETVVLGGIFRNTADQAETGLPYLRGVPVLGWLFKRLQRTSHFEELLVFVTPRIVAAGTAALPSAERLWQGRRQGG
- the aroC gene encoding chorismate synthase, producing the protein MRYLTAGESHGPGLTAVVEGFPAGVPIDIAAINRDLARRMQGYGRGGRMKIEQDQVEIRSGVRWGESLGSPITLWIENRDWRNWEKKMSPRPEDRDPNLAVTRPRPGHADLAGALKYNHRDVRNVLERASARETAARVAVGGVAKCLLAPFGIRVFGWVAEIGGIMARHGALTAQEIFARAEESPVRMADPEAERRIMARIDECKAAGDTLGGVVETVAIGLPPGLGSHAQWDRKLDGRLAQALMSVQAAKGVEIGLGFETARRPGSQVHDEIYFNEGTRGFERRTNNAGGTEGGMSSGEPVVVRTAFKPLSTLMSPLHSVDIETKDEARAAIERSDVVAIPAAAVIAEAVVAFVIADAFLEKFGGDSLAEIRRNLDGYLEHVRSF
- a CDS encoding shikimate kinase translates to MPQVILTGFMATGKTEVGRRLARRLGRPFVDIDGLVEAASGKKVADLFASDGEARFRQLERAAVAEACLVPEAVIATGGGTLLDPENRRRLAASGPIVCLAASPEEILRRVGDPGNRPLLADGSAGGDRLTRIRELLAERAPAYALATHAIDTSGLGVDEVVERVRALVAGR
- the aroB gene encoding 3-dehydroquinate synthase yields the protein MARGAEVRVIRGQTGEEVRVELGQRSYPVVVAPGVLAEIGARLAAAGFGGRCALVTSERVGALYREPVLDSLRAAGFAPAAVAIPDGEEQKNLASLAVLYDRLLEAGIERRSPLVALGGGVVTDLAGFAAATLLRGLPTVLLPTTLLAQIDAAIGGKTGVNHALGKNLIGAFHQPRLVLADVDTLATLPRRELLAGVAEVIKTAAIGDAALFGELEEGLERVIGLERDAIVPVVAACVRYKARVVAEDEQEIHGSRSVLNFGHTVGHALEALTGYRGLLHGEAVAIGMVAAARVSVALGRCQAETARRLAALLKRAGLPTDMPSGLTPAALALAMRSDKKSAGRHIRYVCLEEIGRTAFVELSGEEIVSHL